A window from Pseudomonas sp. MRSN 12121 encodes these proteins:
- a CDS encoding heavy metal sensor histidine kinase, with protein MKAASRAASSLSMRLGLTVSLMGAGLVLLLATLAYLALSHELDSLARKSLDSKLEQIRHTLTTDLKTGDIAARPHSLLDLVMGHDNLHLSIYGPDSAAEPLLNIGNRSLEPLPEPLTRPESPAFLDWLDPAGNRLLSATNLISLRNGDQVRVVLSLDRANDQALLSAYLRSTVIALPLLLMLIGIGAWWVVQRGLAPLQQFSRVAAKVTTQDLTHRLTPDNLPRELAELAHSINFMLHRLDGGVQQLSQFSDDLAHELRSPITNLMGKAQVTLSRERPPEEYKAVLESSTEELERLARIVSDMLFLAQVSHPASQVAFEKVSLGEEARRVMELFALSAEEKHLGISLSGDAQVYGDRLMIQRAISNLLSNAIRHSPRASSISILVEEHDSSVSLAVGNPGAGIPEQHLEHLFERFYRVDSSRSRAEGGTGLGLAIVRSIMNLHQGRTEVSSVPGSFTLFRLVFARLNHPPRAQ; from the coding sequence ATGAAAGCCGCGAGTCGCGCTGCCAGCAGCCTGTCGATGCGCCTGGGCCTGACCGTCAGCCTGATGGGCGCCGGTCTGGTGCTGCTGCTGGCGACCCTGGCGTACCTGGCACTGAGCCATGAGCTGGACAGCCTGGCCAGGAAGAGCCTGGACAGCAAGCTCGAACAGATCCGCCACACCCTGACCACCGACCTCAAGACCGGCGACATCGCCGCCCGGCCGCATTCGCTGCTGGACCTGGTGATGGGCCATGACAACCTGCACCTGAGCATCTACGGCCCCGATTCCGCTGCCGAACCGCTGTTGAACATCGGCAACCGCAGCCTCGAGCCGCTGCCCGAGCCCCTGACCCGCCCAGAAAGCCCGGCCTTCCTCGACTGGCTCGACCCCGCCGGCAACCGCCTGCTCAGCGCGACCAACCTGATCAGCCTGCGCAACGGCGATCAGGTACGGGTGGTGCTGTCCCTGGACCGGGCCAACGACCAGGCGCTGCTCAGCGCCTACCTGCGCTCCACCGTGATCGCCCTGCCCCTGCTGCTGATGCTGATCGGCATCGGCGCCTGGTGGGTGGTGCAACGCGGCCTGGCGCCGCTGCAGCAGTTCAGCCGGGTGGCGGCCAAGGTCACGACCCAGGACCTGACCCACCGCCTGACGCCGGACAACCTGCCGCGCGAGCTGGCGGAACTGGCCCACAGCATCAATTTCATGCTGCACCGGCTCGACGGCGGCGTGCAGCAGCTCTCGCAGTTCTCCGACGACCTGGCGCACGAACTGCGCTCGCCCATCACCAACCTGATGGGCAAGGCCCAGGTCACCCTGTCCCGGGAGCGCCCGCCCGAGGAGTACAAGGCGGTGCTGGAGTCGAGCACCGAGGAGCTGGAGCGCCTGGCGCGGATCGTCAGCGACATGCTGTTTCTCGCCCAGGTCAGCCACCCGGCGTCCCAGGTGGCGTTCGAGAAGGTTTCGCTGGGCGAGGAAGCGCGGCGGGTCATGGAGCTGTTCGCCCTGAGCGCCGAGGAAAAGCACCTGGGCATCAGCCTGTCCGGCGACGCCCAGGTGTATGGCGACCGCCTGATGATCCAGCGGGCGATCTCCAACCTGCTGTCCAACGCGATCCGCCACAGCCCGCGGGCATCGAGCATTTCGATCCTGGTGGAAGAACACGATTCGAGCGTGTCGCTGGCGGTGGGCAACCCGGGGGCCGGCATTCCCGAGCAGCATCTGGAGCATCTGTTCGAGCGCTTCTACCGGGTCGACAGCAGCCGCTCGCGCGCCGAAGGCGGCACCGGATTGGGGCTGGCGATCGTGCGTTCGATCATGAACCTGCACCAGGGCCGTACCGAGGTCAGCAGCGTACCGGGCAGCTTTACCCTGTTCCGCCTGGTATTCGCCCGGCTCAACCACCCACCACGGGCGCAATGA
- a CDS encoding heavy metal response regulator transcription factor, translated as MRILVVEDERKTADYLHQGLTESGYVVDRAATGVDGLYLIEQQNYELVILDVNLPEKDGWQVLEDMRKDSSTRVMMLSARGRLADRVKGLDLGADDYLVKPFEFPELLARVRSLLRRSEHLPATDTLRVADLELDPRRHRAYRGSRRIDLTTKEFTLLQVLMRQSGEVLTRTQIISLVWDMNFDCDTNVVEVSISRLRAKIDDASDIKLIHTIRGVGYVLEVRQ; from the coding sequence ATGCGCATTCTGGTTGTCGAAGACGAGCGTAAAACTGCCGATTATCTGCATCAGGGCCTGACCGAAAGCGGTTATGTGGTCGACCGCGCCGCCACCGGCGTCGACGGTCTTTACCTGATCGAACAACAGAACTACGAACTGGTGATCCTGGACGTGAACCTGCCGGAAAAGGACGGCTGGCAAGTCCTGGAAGACATGCGCAAGGACAGCAGCACCCGGGTGATGATGCTTTCGGCGCGCGGCCGCCTGGCCGACCGGGTCAAGGGGCTGGACCTGGGGGCCGACGACTATCTGGTCAAGCCGTTCGAGTTTCCCGAACTGCTGGCGCGGGTCCGCAGCCTGCTGCGCCGCAGCGAGCACCTGCCGGCCACCGATACCCTGCGTGTCGCCGACCTGGAGCTCGATCCGCGCCGGCACCGGGCCTACCGCGGCTCGCGGCGCATCGACCTGACCACCAAGGAGTTCACTCTGCTCCAGGTGCTGATGCGCCAGTCGGGCGAGGTGCTGACCCGCACCCAGATCATCTCCCTGGTCTGGGACATGAACTTCGACTGCGACACCAACGTGGTGGAAGTCTCCATCAGCCGCTTGCGGGCCAAGATCGACGATGCCAGCGACATCAAGCTGATCCACACCATCCGCGGCGTCGGGTATGTCCTGGAAGTGCGCCAATGA
- a CDS encoding phosphoethanolamine transferase CptA, whose product MAVFKRDKTSAKRFDWAGLGWLFLFFWYFSGITQLLIQLTDTSGFAGFRQAFIMSAIWLAPMLLFPARTRLMAAVIGVVLWACSMASLGYFFIYQQEFSQSVIFIMFESNPSEAGEYLTQYFAWWMVLAFLAHTAFAIFLWSRLRPVYLPRGQALVAATAILVAVIGYPLVKQTARTGSFAGGLEKFETRIEPAVPWQMVVAYRRYREQLDNMQGMLDDVSKIPPLHNLKDSMANQPSTLVLVIGESTNRQRMSLYGYPRQTTPELDKLKDQLAIFDNVITPRPYTIEALQQVLTFADEENPDLYLKTPSLVSVMKQAGYKTYWITNQQTMTKRNTMLTTFSEQADEQVYLNNNRNQNARQYDGDVLEPFSKALADSAPRKFIVVHLLGTHMSYQYRYPPTFDKFTDRTGVPAGVRDDQVPTYNSYDNAVLYNDFVVSSLIKDYAKTDPNGFLLYLSDHGEDVFDSAGHNTLGRNEGKPTAPMYTIPFMAWASPKWKQNHDWNFAGDLGRPYSSSHLIHTWADMAGLSFDELDRSKSLVSDSFKPRPLLIGNPYERQEKALIDFSLMKPKAPPAPAPASVVQK is encoded by the coding sequence ATGGCAGTGTTTAAACGCGACAAGACGTCCGCGAAACGATTTGACTGGGCCGGCCTGGGCTGGCTGTTCCTGTTCTTCTGGTATTTCTCCGGCATCACCCAGCTGCTGATCCAGCTGACCGATACCTCCGGCTTCGCGGGTTTCCGCCAGGCCTTCATCATGAGCGCGATCTGGCTGGCGCCGATGCTGCTGTTCCCGGCCCGCACGCGGCTGATGGCGGCGGTGATCGGCGTCGTGCTCTGGGCCTGCTCCATGGCCAGCCTGGGTTACTTCTTCATTTATCAGCAGGAGTTCTCCCAGAGCGTCATCTTCATCATGTTCGAGTCGAACCCTTCCGAAGCCGGTGAGTACCTGACCCAGTACTTCGCCTGGTGGATGGTGCTGGCGTTCCTCGCCCATACCGCGTTCGCGATCTTCCTCTGGAGCCGCCTGCGCCCGGTCTACCTGCCGCGCGGCCAGGCCCTGGTCGCGGCCACGGCCATCCTGGTCGCCGTCATCGGTTACCCGCTGGTCAAGCAGACCGCGCGTACCGGCAGCTTCGCCGGCGGCCTGGAAAAATTCGAAACGCGCATCGAACCCGCGGTGCCATGGCAGATGGTGGTGGCCTATCGGCGCTACCGCGAGCAGCTGGACAACATGCAAGGCATGCTCGACGACGTGAGCAAGATCCCGCCGCTGCACAACCTCAAGGACAGCATGGCCAACCAGCCGTCGACCCTGGTGCTGGTGATCGGCGAGTCCACCAACCGCCAGCGCATGAGCCTGTACGGCTACCCGCGCCAGACCACGCCGGAGCTGGACAAGCTCAAGGACCAGCTGGCGATCTTCGACAACGTCATCACCCCGCGCCCCTACACCATCGAAGCCCTGCAGCAGGTGCTGACCTTCGCCGACGAAGAAAACCCGGACCTGTACCTCAAGACCCCGTCCCTGGTCAGCGTGATGAAGCAGGCCGGCTACAAGACCTACTGGATCACCAACCAGCAGACCATGACCAAGCGCAACACCATGCTCACCACCTTCTCCGAGCAGGCGGACGAGCAGGTCTACCTGAACAACAACCGCAACCAGAACGCCCGCCAATACGACGGCGACGTGCTGGAGCCGTTCTCCAAGGCCCTGGCCGACAGCGCGCCGCGCAAGTTCATCGTGGTCCACCTGCTGGGCACCCACATGAGCTACCAGTACCGCTACCCGCCGACCTTCGACAAGTTCACCGACCGCACCGGCGTGCCGGCCGGCGTGCGCGACGACCAGGTGCCGACCTACAACAGCTACGACAATGCCGTGCTGTACAACGACTTCGTGGTCTCCAGCCTGATCAAGGACTACGCCAAGACCGACCCGAACGGCTTCCTGCTGTACCTGTCGGACCACGGTGAAGACGTGTTCGACTCCGCCGGCCACAACACCCTGGGCCGCAACGAGGGCAAGCCGACCGCGCCGATGTACACCATCCCGTTCATGGCCTGGGCTTCGCCGAAGTGGAAACAGAACCATGACTGGAACTTCGCCGGCGACCTGGGCCGTCCGTACAGCAGCTCGCACCTGATCCATACCTGGGCCGACATGGCCGGCCTGAGCTTCGACGAGTTGGATCGCAGCAAGAGCCTGGTCAGCGACAGCTTCAAGCCCCGTCCGCTGCTGATCGGCAACCCTTACGAGCGCCAGGAAAAGGCCCTGATCGACTTCAGCCTGATGAAGCCCAAGGCCCCGCCCGCCCCCGCCCCGGCCTCCGTGGTGCAAAAATAG
- a CDS encoding DUF6026 family protein, with protein sequence MGTVLPARPAQTLYVTIRRDELRNLKNERDQLKQELAQLRLALQNQGQVAAVTQLQA encoded by the coding sequence ATGGGCACAGTACTACCGGCACGACCTGCACAAACCCTCTACGTCACTATCCGTCGTGACGAGTTGCGCAATCTCAAGAACGAGCGCGACCAGTTGAAGCAAGAGCTGGCGCAGCTGCGCCTGGCATTGCAGAACCAGGGTCAGGTGGCCGCCGTCACCCAGCTACAGGCCTGA
- the gnd gene encoding phosphogluconate dehydrogenase (NAD(+)-dependent, decarboxylating), whose protein sequence is MFRSKEHQHMQLGIIGLGRMGGNIARRLMLNGHETVVYDRNSAFVDTLSGEGAKGVADLPALVAGLEKPRAVWVMLPAGAPTEDTIETLSQLLEPGDVIIDGGNTYYKDDIRRAQALSEKGLNYIDVGTSGGVWGLERGYCMMIGGDAEVVRRLDPLFDALAPGMGDIPRTKDRVAEDDRAERGYIHAGPAGAGHFVKMIHNGIEYGMMQAFAEGFDILKTKASPSLPEDQRFDLNVADIAEVWRRGSVVSSWLLDLTADALASDPQLDGFSGEVADSGEGRWTIEAAIEQAVPVPVLSSSLFARFRSRQQSTYGDKMLSAMRFGFGGHVEAPKK, encoded by the coding sequence ATTTTTCGTAGTAAGGAGCATCAGCACATGCAACTGGGGATTATCGGACTGGGCCGCATGGGCGGGAACATCGCACGGCGCCTGATGCTCAATGGGCATGAAACCGTGGTCTATGACCGCAACAGCGCATTCGTCGACACCCTGAGCGGCGAGGGCGCCAAGGGCGTCGCCGACCTGCCGGCGCTGGTCGCCGGCCTGGAAAAGCCTCGCGCGGTGTGGGTGATGCTGCCGGCCGGCGCGCCGACCGAAGACACCATCGAGACCCTGAGCCAGTTGCTCGAGCCGGGCGACGTGATCATCGACGGCGGCAACACCTACTACAAGGACGACATCCGTCGCGCCCAGGCGCTGTCGGAAAAGGGCCTGAACTACATCGACGTCGGCACCTCCGGCGGTGTCTGGGGCCTGGAACGCGGCTACTGCATGATGATTGGCGGCGACGCCGAAGTCGTCCGCCGCCTGGACCCGCTGTTCGACGCGCTGGCCCCGGGCATGGGCGACATCCCGCGCACCAAGGACCGCGTGGCTGAAGACGATCGCGCCGAGCGCGGCTACATCCACGCCGGCCCCGCCGGTGCCGGGCACTTCGTGAAGATGATTCACAACGGCATCGAGTACGGCATGATGCAGGCCTTCGCCGAAGGTTTCGACATCCTCAAGACCAAGGCCTCGCCAAGCCTGCCGGAAGACCAGCGCTTCGATCTCAACGTCGCCGATATCGCCGAAGTCTGGCGCCGCGGCAGCGTGGTGTCGTCCTGGCTGCTGGACCTGACCGCCGACGCCCTGGCCAGCGATCCGCAACTGGACGGCTTCTCCGGCGAAGTGGCCGACAGTGGCGAAGGCCGCTGGACCATCGAGGCCGCCATCGAGCAGGCCGTGCCGGTCCCGGTATTGTCCAGCTCGCTGTTCGCCCGCTTCCGTTCCCGCCAGCAGAGCACCTATGGCGACAAGATGCTGTCGGCCATGCGCTTCGGCTTCGGCGGCCACGTGGAGGCGCCGAAAAAATGA
- the zwf gene encoding glucose-6-phosphate dehydrogenase, with protein sequence MTASRKKSKAQPAPPTTLFLFGAHGDLVKRLLMPALYNLNRDGLLDEGLKIVGVDHNAVSDGDFAKKLEDFIRTEAAAKVGNGAQALDPALWAKLASGISYVQGDFLDDSTYDALAAKIAASGTGNAVFYLATAPRFFSEVVQRLGASGLLVEDENAFRRVVVEKPFGSDLHTAQALNECLLKVMSEKQIYRIDHYLGKETVQNILVSRFSNSLFEAFWNNHYIDHVQITAAETVGVETRGSFYENTGALRDMVPNHLFQLLAMVAMEPPAAFGADAVRGEKAKVVGAIRPWSTEEALANSVRGQYVAGKVGDKPVAGYREEANVAADSNTETYVALKVMIDNWRWVGVPFYLRTGKRMSVRDTEIAICFKPAPYAQFRDTEVDRLQPTYLRIQIQPNEGMWFDLLAKKPGPTLDMANIELGFAYKDFFEMQPSTGYETLIYDCLTGDQTLFQRADNIENGWRAVQPFLDAWKEKAKVHIYRAGEDGPAAGDELLTRDGREWHSLG encoded by the coding sequence ATGACCGCCTCGCGAAAGAAGTCCAAGGCTCAACCGGCTCCACCGACCACACTGTTTCTGTTCGGCGCCCATGGCGACCTGGTCAAGCGCCTGCTGATGCCGGCGCTGTACAACCTCAACCGTGACGGCTTGCTGGATGAAGGGCTGAAGATCGTCGGCGTCGACCACAACGCGGTCAGCGACGGGGATTTCGCCAAGAAGCTCGAGGACTTCATTCGCACCGAGGCCGCCGCCAAGGTCGGCAATGGCGCGCAAGCGCTGGACCCGGCGTTGTGGGCCAAGCTGGCCAGCGGCATCAGTTACGTCCAGGGCGACTTCCTGGACGACAGCACCTACGACGCGCTGGCGGCCAAGATCGCCGCCAGCGGCACCGGCAACGCGGTGTTCTACCTGGCCACCGCGCCGCGCTTCTTCAGTGAAGTGGTGCAGCGCCTGGGCGCGTCGGGGCTGCTGGTCGAGGATGAAAACGCCTTCCGCCGGGTGGTGGTCGAAAAGCCGTTCGGCTCCGACCTGCACACGGCGCAAGCGCTCAACGAATGCCTGCTCAAGGTGATGAGCGAGAAACAGATCTATCGGATCGACCATTACCTGGGCAAGGAAACGGTGCAGAACATTCTGGTCAGCCGTTTCTCCAACAGCCTGTTCGAGGCTTTCTGGAACAACCATTACATCGACCACGTGCAGATCACCGCGGCGGAAACCGTCGGGGTGGAAACCCGTGGCAGCTTTTATGAAAACACCGGCGCCTTGCGCGACATGGTGCCCAACCACCTGTTCCAGCTGCTGGCGATGGTCGCCATGGAACCGCCGGCGGCCTTCGGCGCCGATGCGGTGCGCGGGGAAAAGGCCAAGGTGGTGGGGGCGATCCGCCCCTGGAGCACCGAGGAAGCCCTGGCCAACTCGGTGCGCGGCCAGTACGTGGCGGGCAAGGTGGGCGACAAGCCGGTGGCCGGCTACCGGGAAGAGGCCAACGTGGCCGCGGACAGCAACACCGAGACCTACGTCGCCCTCAAGGTGATGATCGACAACTGGCGCTGGGTCGGCGTGCCGTTCTACCTGCGCACCGGCAAGCGCATGAGCGTGCGCGACACCGAGATCGCCATCTGCTTCAAGCCCGCGCCCTACGCGCAGTTCCGTGATACCGAGGTCGACCGCCTGCAGCCGACCTACCTGCGCATCCAGATCCAGCCCAACGAGGGCATGTGGTTCGACCTGCTGGCGAAAAAGCCCGGGCCGACCCTGGACATGGCCAATATCGAACTGGGGTTCGCCTACAAGGACTTCTTCGAAATGCAGCCTTCCACCGGCTACGAGACGCTGATCTACGATTGCCTGACCGGCGACCAGACCCTGTTCCAGCGTGCCGACAACATCGAGAACGGCTGGCGCGCGGTGCAGCCTTTCCTCGATGCCTGGAAGGAAAAGGCCAAGGTCCATATCTATCGCGCCGGCGAGGACGGACCGGCGGCCGGCGACGAGCTGCTGACCCGCGACGGCCGCGAATGGCACAGCCTCGGATGA
- a CDS encoding Cof-type HAD-IIB family hydrolase, producing MSGEGRPPIQFLLSDMDGTLLLPDHSLSQRTVAAVRALREAGVWFSLATGRPPRAMLQQIEALGVDLPTAAFNGGTIVNPDGSFLVRHHLPVEVAITALALLSPQPQVEVWVFADGEWLLRDPHGPLVPMEQHALGYAPVVVERFDEYLPRIDKIVAASANTELLMELEARLLTQVEGRAQASRSQPRYLDVTALQANKGQALITLAAFLGVPLARTAALGDGGNDPAMFRQAGLSIAMGQAEAAVKRQADLVTGSNVVDGAAEAIERFILPR from the coding sequence ATGAGCGGCGAAGGGCGGCCGCCCATCCAGTTCCTGCTCAGCGACATGGACGGCACCTTGCTGCTGCCCGACCACAGCCTGAGCCAGCGCACCGTTGCCGCGGTGCGCGCGCTGCGCGAGGCCGGGGTGTGGTTCAGCCTCGCCACCGGACGGCCGCCGCGCGCCATGTTGCAGCAGATCGAAGCCCTGGGCGTCGATCTGCCGACCGCGGCGTTCAACGGCGGGACCATCGTCAACCCCGACGGCAGTTTCCTGGTGCGCCATCATCTGCCGGTCGAGGTCGCGATCACGGCCCTGGCGTTGTTGTCGCCGCAGCCGCAGGTCGAGGTCTGGGTGTTCGCCGACGGTGAATGGCTGCTGCGCGATCCCCACGGGCCGCTGGTGCCGATGGAGCAGCATGCCCTGGGCTATGCGCCGGTGGTGGTGGAACGTTTCGACGAATATCTGCCGCGCATCGACAAGATTGTCGCCGCCAGCGCCAACACCGAGCTGTTGATGGAACTGGAAGCGCGCTTGCTGACGCAGGTCGAAGGGCGGGCGCAAGCCTCCCGTTCGCAGCCGCGCTACCTGGATGTGACGGCGCTGCAAGCCAACAAGGGGCAGGCGCTGATCACCCTGGCAGCGTTTCTCGGGGTGCCGCTGGCGCGCACCGCGGCGCTGGGGGATGGTGGCAATGACCCGGCGATGTTCCGCCAGGCCGGGCTGTCGATCGCCATGGGCCAGGCGGAAGCGGCGGTGAAACGCCAGGCCGACCTGGTGACGGGGAGCAATGTCGTCGATGGCGCGGCCGAGGCCATCGAGCGTTTTATCCTTCCACGCTAA
- the nhaB gene encoding sodium/proton antiporter NhaB translates to MSGSLAQAFAHNFLGHSPRWYKASIVAFLLLNPLLLFTVGPVAAGWMLVAEFIFALAMALKCYPLMPGGLLVLEAVALGMTTPQALYDELVHNFPVILLLMFMVAGIYFMKELLLFLFSRLLLGVRSKALLGLLFCFLSAFLSAFLDALTVTAVIISAAVGFYSVYHRVASGNDPRQDSEYNDDRHLPQLHHQDLEQFRAFLRSLLMHGAVGTALGGVCTLVGEPQNLLIGHEMGWHFADFFLKVAPVSLPVLVAGLATCVLLEKLRWFGYGTLLPDNVRAVLANYAAEDNAERTDRQRAALLVQGLAALLLIVGLALHIAEVGLIGLMVIVLITAFTGITDEHRLGNAFKDAMPFTALLVVFFAVVAVIHDQQLFTPLIQWVLALPAGQQPGMLFIANGLLSAISDNVFVATIYITEVKQAFVSGQMSREHFETLAVAINTGTNLPSVATPNGQAAFLFLLTSAIAPLVRLSYGRMVWMALPYTLVMGVLGWYAVSYWL, encoded by the coding sequence ATGTCCGGTTCACTGGCCCAGGCTTTCGCCCACAACTTTCTCGGCCATTCACCGCGCTGGTACAAAGCCAGCATTGTCGCCTTCCTGCTGCTCAACCCCTTGCTGCTGTTCACGGTCGGCCCGGTGGCGGCCGGCTGGATGCTGGTGGCCGAATTCATCTTCGCCCTGGCCATGGCCCTCAAATGCTATCCGTTGATGCCGGGCGGCCTGCTGGTGCTCGAAGCCGTGGCGCTGGGCATGACCACGCCCCAGGCGCTGTACGACGAACTGGTGCACAACTTCCCGGTGATCCTGCTGCTGATGTTCATGGTAGCCGGCATCTATTTCATGAAGGAGTTGCTGCTGTTCCTGTTTTCCCGGCTGTTGCTCGGGGTGCGTTCCAAGGCGCTGCTGGGCCTGCTGTTCTGCTTTCTCTCGGCCTTTCTCTCGGCGTTCCTCGATGCGCTGACGGTCACCGCGGTGATCATCAGCGCCGCGGTGGGCTTCTATTCGGTGTATCACCGGGTGGCCTCTGGCAACGATCCGCGCCAGGACAGCGAATACAACGACGACCGGCACCTGCCGCAACTGCATCACCAGGACCTTGAGCAGTTCCGCGCCTTCCTGCGCAGCCTGCTGATGCACGGTGCGGTGGGCACCGCGCTGGGGGGCGTCTGCACCCTGGTCGGCGAGCCGCAGAACCTGCTGATCGGCCATGAAATGGGCTGGCACTTCGCCGACTTCTTCCTCAAGGTCGCCCCGGTGTCGCTGCCGGTGCTGGTGGCCGGGCTGGCGACCTGCGTGCTGCTGGAGAAGCTGCGCTGGTTCGGCTACGGCACCCTGCTGCCGGACAACGTGCGTGCGGTGCTGGCCAACTATGCCGCCGAAGACAACGCCGAGCGTACCGACCGGCAACGTGCGGCGCTGCTGGTCCAGGGGCTGGCCGCGCTGCTGCTGATTGTCGGGCTGGCCTTGCATATCGCCGAGGTCGGGCTGATCGGCCTGATGGTCATCGTGCTGATTACCGCCTTCACTGGCATCACCGACGAGCATCGCCTGGGCAACGCCTTCAAGGACGCCATGCCGTTCACCGCGCTGCTGGTGGTGTTTTTCGCGGTCGTGGCAGTGATTCACGACCAGCAGTTGTTCACCCCGCTGATCCAGTGGGTGCTGGCGCTGCCAGCGGGCCAGCAGCCGGGCATGCTGTTCATCGCCAACGGGCTGCTGTCGGCGATCAGCGATAACGTGTTCGTCGCCACCATCTACATCACCGAAGTGAAACAAGCCTTCGTTTCCGGCCAGATGAGCCGCGAACACTTCGAAACCCTGGCGGTGGCCATCAACACCGGCACCAACCTGCCCAGCGTGGCCACGCCCAACGGCCAGGCGGCGTTCCTGTTCCTGCTGACGTCGGCAATCGCGCCGCTGGTGCGCCTGTCGTACGGACGCATGGTGTGGATGGCGCTGCCCTACACCCTGGTGATGGGGGTACTGGGCTGGTACGCAGTGAGTTACTGGCTGTAA